Proteins encoded in a region of the Desulfurellaceae bacterium genome:
- a CDS encoding type II toxin-antitoxin system HicB family antitoxin: MRYVYPCVLTPEEGGGFFARFPDVPGALTCGDDRAEALAMAEDALAVALAARLGLSESVVRRLVNLDHRSHISHVEKALRAVGRKLAVEDQAA, translated from the coding sequence ATGCGGTACGTTTATCCATGCGTTTTGACGCCTGAAGAAGGCGGGGGCTTTTTCGCGCGCTTCCCCGATGTGCCGGGAGCGCTGACCTGTGGCGATGACCGGGCCGAGGCGTTGGCGATGGCCGAGGATGCCCTCGCTGTGGCCCTCGCGGCTCGTTTGGGTCTGAGCGAATCCGTCGTGCGCAGGCTTGTGAATCTGGATCATCGCTCCCATATCAGCCACGTCGAAAAAGCCCTCCGCGCCGTCGGACGCAAGCTCGCGGTTGAGGATCAGGCAGCATAA